The Macaca mulatta isolate MMU2019108-1 chromosome X, T2T-MMU8v2.0, whole genome shotgun sequence DNA window GCTCTTTGTGTGCTTGATGTGGAGGTAGAATAGTGTACCACCCATTCTATGTTATTTGAAAGTCAATCTTCTACCTCCAAATATGTCCCCTCCCCATACCTACTTCTTTGTGATACTGCTAATAATGCTTTATTCTTTGAGATTTATCTGGACAGTGCTTTGCACAAGAGCCACCTACATCAGAAATCAACTGGCCAGCTTGTTAAAATACAGTTTCCTGGGATCCATCCCAGACTTGTTGAATCAGAATTGCTAGGGACTGGGTCTGAGTTGATTCTTATGACATTAAAGTTTGAGTGAACTGTAATTGCTCTGGGAaagatcttttttgttttgtttgtttgtttgtttgtttgtttttgagacagagtctcgctctgtcacccaggctggaatgcagtggtatgatcttggctcactgcaacctctgtctgctgggttcaagcgattctcctgccccagactcccaagtagctgggactataggcacgtgccaccacgcacagctaatttttttttttttttttttttttttttttttttagtggagatagggtttcaccatgttggccaggatggtctcgatctcctgacttcgtgatccacccacctcggcctcccaaagttctgggattacaggcatgagccaccgtctGTGCGTGGCCTGGAAAGGCCAATCATTAACCCTTATTTAACAACATCTTAGCTATCAGTTGACACCTAGCTGGAATGGCAGTAATGAactcattgatggacatctgggaaGTGGAAGATATCTGGAAGACAGATCAGGAAATTAGAAGGGTGAgatatggaaaggaagaaaaaaaggagggtaTGATAGCATCTCCCTACTTTGGCAATATGTGATAAAGGCAGAGCCTCTCCACCGGGCATTTTTCATCTACATTGGAAAAATTTTGGAAgtaaatctttcattttttgcCACTCAGAGCACCAATCTGTTATCTCATTGATATAACCACCTTCTGAGGTAAGCAAAATAGTAATCCtggccggtcacggtggctcacgcctgtaatcccagcactttgtgaagctgaggcagggggatcacctgagggcaggagttcgaaaccagcctggccaacatggtgaaaccctgtctctactaaaaatacgaaaattagccgggtgtggtggcaggtgcccataatcccagctactcgggaggctaaggcaggagaattgcttgaacccagggggcagaggttgcagtaagccgagatggtaccactgcactccagcttgaggaacaagagtgacactccgtctcaaaaaaaaaaaaaacaaaaacaaaaacaaaaaaaatcctcattaGGTAAAAAAGGAAACCGAGACCTAAATGAGTTCTTTAAGGTCATCCAACTGTTTAATACTAGTGGTTGGATTCCTGTTTGTGGCCTCCAATCTTATACTATTTGTCTTCCAGTAATTTTTTCATAGGTCTAGAGAAAATGAACCATCAAATAAAACTTAGGGAAatcaagtcttacatttaaaaagattcaATGATACATCATTTTTTCCCACCCATGgacaatttaaatatatttaaatagtatGCTACACAAGGAAAGGGCAATGAGAGGAATTGAAGTTTAGAATAGTTCAACTGCTATGCCATATGTTTGGggttgtttttaacttttactggttgctttatttttgttatcaATGCTGGAAAGACTGCTGAACATTttgatctttttacttttaagaatATTCAGTTCTTGTTTGCTAGGTTCTTGACCTTACCTCTTAGTCTTGCCTGTGCTATCTTAATCATTTCCATGGCAAGAAATTGTGACCTCAGACAGGGACTAGAAAGATAGAAAACATGGATTAACTGCCATCACAGCAATCATATCCCCCACAGCAATGCAGGCTAGGCTTGGGGCACTAACGGTCAAGTCCAACCAGTGATTATTCCAATTCAAACTAAGTGCTCTTTACAGCAGCATTTCTCAAACCTTAACACACATGCTAGTCACCTTGGGAATCTTATTAAAGTGTGAAAAAATGATTTAGTAGTTCTGGGGTGAGAcccaagattctgcatttctcacaaCCTTTCTGGTAGTGCCAATGCCACTTGTTCCCAGATCACATTTTGAGGAGCCAGGTGCATGAACCATCATGTCCAAGCAGTATATGCAAATGAGCACATTTATGGTCTTGGGGGAAGTGCCATTTGGACAATAGCCCTGATGAGCAAGCCAGCTGTGATATTAactagctgagtgaccttgggaaAACATCTTTACCTCTCTGcgtctctgttttcttatttgaaaaattatgaatTGGGCCTGGATAATCTCCTGAGATCACTTTGGGTTGTCAAATTCTTTAACTCTCTGATGGAAAAAAGATACTttagcaggggtgtccaatcttttggcttctatgggccacattggaagaagaagaattatcttgggcaacacataaaatacactaacactaatgatagctgatgagcttttaaaaaaatcacaaaaaatctcataatgttttaagaaagtttacaaatttgtgttgggctgcattcaaagccatcctgggctgcatgtggcccaccAGCCACAGGTTGACCAAGCTTGCTTTAGAGAAAAGGTTAAGTCAGAGGGTAAATTGCCCTTATATTACAAGGAAAacgagggaggagagaaaggtaCTGTGATGGTTGTATATATCTTCTTAATCCCAAGTCCTTTATGTGTTCTAAGGTAATTTATTTCTTCCAAATATGCAGAACATTGGCCTTTTCCTTGAAGAAGAGGCAACACTGAGTGGCGGACAACACTCTTTGGCATCTCTCCAATTCAGCTGTTAGCATCTCCTAGTGTCTTCTTCACAGCTAACAACTTTGGCTACTTGCTCATGACACTCCCTCTCTGATCACAGAGCAAATCCACTGTCTCCACTGGTTTCCAGTACTAGTACTCAATTCTACTCAATCCCACCTGATTCCAAGAGATATAATGGAGAAGTGCACAAAATCACCGCCTACCTTGCAGGTAGAACCTTCCTTTCTTCAGGGAGAGAATCTGATTCTGCGGCCTCAAATGCAGCATTCAACCACGGAGAACACTGCTAAAAGGGGCCAAGTCATGCCTGCCCTGGCCACCACAGTGATGCCTGTACCGAACTCACTCGAGCATCTCACCCAGTTTCATGGTGACCCTGCCAATCGCTCAGAGTTCCTCACTCAGGTGACTACCTACTTGACATCTCTCCAGATCTCTAATCCTGCAAATGATGCCCAGATCAAACTCTTTTTTGATTACCTATCTCAGCAGTTAGAAAGTTGTGGAATCATATCCGGGCCTGACAAGAGTACCTTACTGAAGCAATGTGAGAATTGTATTCTTGAGTTCCAGCAGTCATTTGGTAAACCCACAAAACAGGAAATGAACCTTCTGATGAATGCTAAGTTTGACAAAGGGGACAACTCCTCTCAACAGGACCCTACTACTTTCCAGCTCCTTGCTCAAAATCTGATCTGTAATGAAACCAGTCAGAATGGGCAGTTCGAAAAGGCAGTAGATGATCTCAACCAGGATGAAGAGAGTGTCACTGATATGATGGACAATCTACCAGACCTGATCACTCAGTGCATTCAGTTGGACAAGAAACACAGTGACAGGCCAGAGCTCCTACAGTCAGAGACCCAGCTCCCATTGTTGGCTTCCTTGATCCAGCACCAAGCCCTCTTTAGCCCCACAGATCCACCACCCAAGAAAGGGCCTATACAACTGCGAGAAGGCCAGCTGCCTCTCACCCCAGCCAAACGAGCCCACCAGCAAGAAACTCAGTTGTGCCTCTACTGCAGCCAATCTGGTCACTTCACAAGAGATTGCCTTGCCAAACGTTCTCGAGCTCCAGCAATGACAAATAACACAGCTCACCAGTAAGAGGAGACCAGGAAAGTCACTTTTTAAACTTATATCCCTCTCACTCCCAGCCTTACCGATTTATATCCtgcattaacttttaaaatatggatgGGGAACTGTGACACCACTTTAGAGGCAGTTATGAACTGACACGCTTCGGGGaatttaaacaatcagatcttgttcATTGGGAAATTACCCCTCACCAAACCTAACCCAAGAATGATGAAAACAATTCACAGGCACTTTCTGCAGTTGAGATTAATTCTCCAAGAGTACCAAAAACCTGCAGGCAAAACTTTGCCCAGTCTAAGCCAATGAAAATAACTCCGGAAGCACATTGGGAACCTTATCCTGACCAATGGGTGACATCTGGGTTGAGTTTGTGGCCAAAATCCTGAATCTCATGTGCCTAGAAATGAGCTCAAGACTTTTACCTTCACCTTTATTGGTCTGTATCTTAGTTTCCTATTGGCTTAGGACCTTTGACTGAAGTCCAAATGACATTCCATTATTCTGCTAATATTCTCTTCCTAGAGCTTGGACCATGTTTCACCTATGGACTAGAATCTACCTTCAGCATAAATCAACCTTCCTGGAACCTCAGCTTTGCCACCCTTCCATAAAGCTATGCATTTTGTTTCCATCTAAAGACTCATGCTTTCCCAACAAACAGAATCTCCTGGCTATTTACAAACCAGATTGAATGGGCATTTCAACACTGCTTGGAATTGTTGGTCCCTTTCTTTGCAAACTAGCCCATCAGGCAGGTATATTCTTTTAGCCAAGCCCACCAATTCCAGCTTACTCTTCTCTTCTCCAACAACTTGAGGTTCCAGCATGTCTTATAGCCAAGTCAATATGCTCTAGGATAAGGATTTCCAAAAGGTATTTAGTGAGAGTTGGGAACGATGTCTCATAATTACTGTGTCTGTAGCATGTCCTTGCTGCCTTGGACAAGGGACCCGGCCAAATAAATCTCCACTGAAGACTGACAGCCACACCCTGCAGTAGTTTCTGACTCTAGAAGCCTCAATATAGTCACCATCTAGGGTTACTACTCATTGCCATTGAGCTCTACCTTTATGGACCACCTCTGAGGTCCTTCATCTAAATGAGGATCTTAAAAAACAATGAATGGCAAACAACTTCCTGCACTGTCTCATCTGAAAAATCCTGGGGCACATACATTAAAACCATCTGTGCATGAAACTCAGGAAATCAGGGTTTTATTGCTTATGTTTCATTCTTGGTACACACCAGCTTTGTGTATAGATTCTTGATGCTTCTGAACAAAAGTAGTGTCATGCTAGAAAGGCACAACTCCCTAAAATGTTAAAACTATTCAGCGATGATCACTGTTTGCTGGTAATTACCAGCCCTCTGTTCCCTGCTTCTTGTTGCTGATGTATGTCCCCAAAATGTATATCCTGGAGAAATATCAGTAATCACATATTCCCTAGCAACCATCAAGGCCTCTCAGAACATGAAATGCCATTgtactttggctttgtttctggagaATTATGCTGACTTTGACAATACTTAAACCCAGCTAGGACCTTACTACTCTGATTTCGTAGTAC harbors:
- the RTL4 gene encoding retrotransposon Gag-like protein 4 (The RefSeq protein has 2 substitutions compared to this genomic sequence); translation: MEKCTKSPPTLQVEPSFLQGENLILRPQMQHSTTENTAKRGQVMPAMATTVMPVPNSLEHLTQFHGDPANRSEFLTQVTTYLTSLQISNPANDAQIKLFFDYLSQQLESCGIISGPDKSTLLKQCENCILEFQQSFGKPTKQEMNLLMNAKFDKGDNSSQQDPTTFQLLAQNLICNETSQNGQFEKAVDDLNQDEESVTDMMDNLPDLITQCIQLDKKHSDRPELLQSETQLPLLASLIQHQALFSPTDPPPKKGPIQLREGQLPLTPAKRARQQETQLCLYCSQSGHFTRDCLAKRSRAPAMTNNTAHQ